In a single window of the Bradyrhizobium sp. ORS 285 genome:
- a CDS encoding DHA2 family efflux MFS transporter permease subunit yields the protein MSAPAASSAVPGFRRNMVTICAMTATIMQALDTTIANVALPYMQGTLSASTDQINWVLTSYIVAAAIMTAPVGWIANRFGRKRTFIICSAGFTIASVMCGLAQDITQMVLFRLLQGVFGASLVPLSQAVMLDSYALHERAKAMAIWGMGVMLGPIMGPSLGAWLTETYSWHWVFFVNLPFGAVTVLGLMAFMEETKPNAELTFDWFGFMALAIGIGSLQIALDRGEDQGWLESNEIIIEFIVAAVGFYYFLAHSLTTKRPFIQFALFKDRNFVGGCVFMTVMGLVLFSTMALSSPYLQNVIGYPIITAGVLLATRGCGTFVAMMLVGRMLRYIEARTLIIVGLSLTALSLFQMTGWTDQTGVPEIITISIMQGFGFGLVFVPLSTVAFLTLPGALRTDGTSMLTLVRNVASSIGISIAIAQLTEGTRRNHAILVEHINPFNHALQMPNVAGLLNLSTDAGRAMADAMVMVQAQILAFSHDYQLVMTFILVSIPLAVMIGSTRTALRQQSAPADHAVME from the coding sequence ATGAGCGCGCCTGCAGCCTCATCGGCGGTTCCCGGCTTCCGCCGGAACATGGTGACGATCTGCGCCATGACGGCGACGATCATGCAGGCGCTCGACACCACCATCGCCAACGTCGCTTTGCCCTATATGCAGGGCACGCTGTCGGCCTCGACCGACCAGATCAACTGGGTGCTGACGTCCTATATCGTGGCGGCGGCGATCATGACCGCGCCGGTGGGCTGGATCGCCAACCGCTTCGGCCGCAAGCGCACCTTCATCATCTGCTCGGCCGGCTTCACCATCGCCTCGGTGATGTGCGGGTTGGCCCAGGACATCACGCAGATGGTGCTGTTCCGCCTCTTGCAGGGCGTGTTCGGCGCCTCGCTCGTGCCGCTGTCGCAGGCCGTGATGCTCGACTCCTACGCACTGCACGAGCGCGCCAAGGCGATGGCGATCTGGGGCATGGGCGTGATGCTCGGCCCGATCATGGGACCGTCGCTGGGGGCGTGGCTGACCGAGACCTATTCCTGGCACTGGGTGTTCTTCGTCAACTTGCCGTTCGGCGCGGTCACCGTTCTCGGGCTGATGGCGTTCATGGAGGAGACCAAGCCGAATGCCGAGCTGACCTTCGACTGGTTCGGCTTCATGGCGCTCGCCATCGGCATCGGCTCGCTGCAGATCGCGCTCGACCGCGGCGAGGATCAAGGCTGGCTCGAGAGCAACGAGATCATCATCGAGTTCATCGTCGCGGCCGTCGGCTTCTACTACTTCCTGGCGCACTCGCTGACGACCAAGCGGCCGTTCATCCAGTTCGCGCTGTTCAAGGACCGTAATTTCGTCGGCGGCTGCGTGTTCATGACGGTGATGGGCCTGGTGCTGTTCTCCACCATGGCGCTGTCCTCGCCCTATTTGCAGAACGTCATCGGTTATCCCATCATTACCGCCGGCGTGCTGCTTGCCACCCGCGGCTGCGGCACCTTTGTCGCGATGATGCTGGTCGGGCGCATGCTGCGCTACATCGAGGCGCGCACCTTGATCATCGTCGGGCTGTCGCTGACGGCGCTGTCGCTGTTCCAGATGACCGGCTGGACCGACCAGACCGGCGTGCCCGAGATCATCACCATCAGCATCATGCAGGGCTTCGGCTTCGGCCTCGTGTTCGTGCCGCTGTCGACGGTGGCGTTCCTCACCCTGCCGGGCGCGCTGCGCACCGACGGAACCTCGATGCTGACCCTGGTGCGCAATGTCGCCAGCTCGATCGGCATCTCCATTGCGATCGCGCAGCTCACCGAGGGCACGCGGCGGAACCACGCGATCCTGGTCGAGCATATCAATCCATTCAATCATGCCCTGCAGATGCCCAACGTGGCGGGGCTGCTGAACCTCTCCACCGATGCGGGTCGTGCAATGGCCGACGCGATGGTGATGGTGCAGGCGCAGATCCTGGCGTTCTCGCACGACTACCAGCTGGTGATGACCTTCATCCTGGTGTCGATCCCGCTCGCGGTGATGATCGGTTCGACCCGCACCGCCCTGCGTCAGCAGTCGGCGCCAGCCGATCATGCCGTGATGGAGTGA